In Natronomonas halophila, one DNA window encodes the following:
- a CDS encoding replication factor A (Replication protein A protects and stabilize the intermediate ssDNA that is generated by the unwinding action of a DNA helicase at the replication fork. In addition, SSBs prevent the formation of secondary structures by single-stranded template DNA.) encodes MTDLRQHADEIHEQFSDSLDVSVDEIEDRLETLVSEYRVPIEEARRSVVSTYLDEADMDREELAGGGSEAANVEDIDAPEEWLDLTVKVVDLWEPRADSIAQVGLVGDETGRIKFTKWAKSDLPELEEGTVYRLGNLVTDEYEGSFSVKLNSTTTIEEVDEDIEVGDNADEVEGALVDIQSGSGLIKRCPEDGCTRVLQNGRCSEHGDVEGEFDLRIKGVIDDGEAVHEVIFNQEATEELTGITLDEAQEMAMDALDTEVVVEEMGETVLGRYYRVRGPTMGRYVLADDIETLGAPDDAESVLIKARSL; translated from the coding sequence ATGACAGACCTGCGACAGCACGCGGACGAGATACACGAACAGTTCTCCGACTCGCTCGATGTGAGCGTCGACGAAATCGAAGACCGCCTCGAGACGCTCGTCTCCGAATACCGCGTCCCCATCGAGGAAGCGCGGCGGAGCGTGGTTTCGACGTACCTCGATGAGGCCGACATGGACCGCGAGGAGTTGGCCGGCGGCGGCAGCGAAGCCGCGAACGTCGAGGATATCGACGCCCCCGAAGAGTGGCTCGACCTCACCGTCAAGGTGGTCGACCTCTGGGAGCCCCGCGCGGACTCCATCGCACAGGTCGGCCTCGTCGGCGACGAGACCGGGCGCATCAAGTTCACCAAGTGGGCCAAAAGCGACCTTCCCGAACTCGAAGAGGGGACGGTCTACCGCCTCGGCAACCTCGTCACCGACGAGTACGAGGGCAGTTTCTCGGTGAAACTCAACTCCACGACCACCATCGAGGAGGTCGACGAGGATATCGAAGTCGGCGACAACGCCGACGAAGTCGAGGGCGCACTGGTCGACATCCAGTCCGGTTCGGGGCTCATCAAGCGCTGTCCCGAGGACGGCTGTACCCGAGTCCTCCAGAACGGTCGCTGTTCGGAACACGGCGACGTCGAAGGCGAGTTCGACCTGCGCATCAAGGGCGTCATCGACGACGGCGAGGCCGTCCACGAGGTCATCTTCAATCAGGAAGCCACCGAGGAGTTGACCGGCATCACCCTCGACGAGGCTCAGGAGATGGCGATGGACGCCCTCGACACCGAAGTCGTCGTCGAGGAGATGGGCGAAACCGTCCTCGGCCGCTACTACCGCGTTCGCGGCCCGACGATGGGCCGGTACGTGCTGGCCGACGACATCGAGACGCTGGGCGCACCGGACGATGCCGAAAGCGTGCTGATCAAAGCGAGGTCCCTGTAA
- a CDS encoding A24 family peptidase yields MSSLVFGLATVPDLLRLLAVPVFAWAAYRDLETRRVPNRTWAPLLVVGIIALVWDAWLVTELSPYRQQLFAIQVGLSLGLVAPLGYVFWRLGGFGGADAKAVITLAVLVPVYPTFYLASGAYPAYGAPLGVFSLTVLSNTVLVGLFYPIALAVRNLPNGEPTPAMFIGRPVAVEDVLSEYGRLLESPEGFTRRGLDIDALRMYLRWRGVSFAEIRETPDRYRHPLPTERNDPGDGSIVEDERALTDGGVARDEATDAPRPAVRPLDEWGVERFLSEHDAYGTTPEMLREGLETLTAPDREQVWITPGIPFIVPMFVGLLLAFTFGDLLFALMQFLGLT; encoded by the coding sequence GTGTCGTCGCTCGTCTTCGGTCTCGCGACCGTCCCCGACCTCCTCCGGTTGCTCGCGGTGCCGGTCTTCGCGTGGGCGGCCTACCGCGACCTCGAGACGCGGCGGGTCCCGAACCGGACGTGGGCGCCGCTTTTGGTCGTCGGCATCATCGCCCTCGTCTGGGACGCGTGGCTCGTCACCGAGCTCTCGCCCTACCGACAGCAACTCTTCGCGATACAGGTCGGCCTCTCGCTCGGCCTCGTGGCGCCGCTCGGCTACGTCTTCTGGCGACTCGGTGGCTTCGGCGGCGCCGACGCCAAGGCCGTCATCACGCTGGCGGTACTGGTCCCCGTCTATCCGACCTTCTATCTCGCAAGCGGCGCCTACCCCGCCTACGGGGCCCCGCTGGGCGTCTTCTCGCTGACGGTACTGTCGAACACGGTGCTGGTCGGCCTCTTCTATCCCATCGCACTGGCGGTCCGAAACCTCCCGAACGGGGAACCCACGCCGGCCATGTTCATCGGCCGGCCCGTCGCCGTCGAGGACGTCCTCTCGGAGTACGGCCGCCTGCTGGAGTCCCCCGAGGGCTTCACCCGTCGCGGCCTCGATATCGACGCCCTCCGGATGTATCTGCGCTGGCGCGGTGTTTCCTTCGCCGAGATTCGCGAAACCCCCGACCGCTATCGCCATCCGCTGCCGACCGAGCGCAACGACCCCGGGGACGGCTCTATCGTCGAGGACGAGCGCGCGCTGACCGACGGCGGTGTCGCGAGGGACGAAGCGACCGATGCCCCGAGACCCGCCGTCCGGCCGCTCGACGAGTGGGGCGTCGAACGATTCCTGTCGGAACACGACGCCTACGGGACGACCCCCGAGATGCTGCGGGAGGGGCTGGAGACGCTCACCGCCCCTGACCGCGAGCAGGTCTGGATTACGCCCGGGATTCCGTTCATCGTCCCGATGTTCGTCGGCCTGCTGCTGGCCTTCACGTTCGGCGACCTGCTGTTCGCGCTGATGCAGTTCCTCGGATTAACTTAG
- a CDS encoding DUF7091 family protein — MSNRRRLERLLRTKLRSAGQQYAEARKAYSDAKTSTLADLPTDEEGRAKIVCRRHAEKRAVSLDSEARPACFDPEHQDCRGCVEDIREGRIETW; from the coding sequence GTGAGCAACCGTCGTCGCCTCGAACGGCTCCTGCGGACGAAACTCCGCTCGGCGGGCCAGCAGTACGCGGAGGCCAGAAAGGCCTACAGCGACGCGAAAACGTCGACGCTCGCCGACCTCCCGACCGACGAGGAGGGCCGCGCGAAAATCGTCTGCCGCCGCCACGCCGAGAAACGGGCGGTTTCGCTCGATTCGGAGGCCCGACCGGCCTGTTTCGACCCCGAGCATCAGGACTGCCGCGGTTGCGTCGAGGACATCCGTGAGGGTCGCATCGAAACGTGGTAG
- a CDS encoding cysteine hydrolase family protein, protein MPYRDYETLDIERVALVPIDVQQGFDDERWGDRNNPDAERHIGELLTAFREADLPVVHVKHDSTERGSPLRPDRPGNVFKPEAEPTEDEPVISKEVNSAFIGTDLETRLREAGVRRPVFVGFTTDHCVSTTTRMAENLGFEPFVVGDACVTHDRELNGTRYAAEQNHRLSLAQLSGEFAEIVETATLLAALEAR, encoded by the coding sequence ATGCCGTACCGGGATTACGAGACGCTCGATATCGAGCGGGTCGCGCTGGTCCCCATCGACGTCCAGCAGGGGTTCGACGACGAACGGTGGGGCGACCGAAACAACCCCGACGCCGAGCGGCATATCGGGGAACTCCTCACTGCCTTCCGCGAGGCCGACCTCCCGGTGGTTCACGTCAAACACGACTCCACGGAACGGGGGTCGCCGCTGCGGCCCGACCGCCCCGGGAACGTATTTAAACCCGAGGCCGAACCGACCGAGGACGAACCCGTCATCTCGAAGGAGGTAAACAGCGCCTTCATCGGGACGGACCTGGAGACGCGCCTCCGGGAGGCGGGCGTCCGGCGGCCCGTCTTCGTCGGCTTCACGACCGACCACTGTGTCTCGACGACGACGCGAATGGCCGAAAACCTCGGCTTCGAGCCGTTCGTCGTCGGCGACGCGTGTGTCACCCACGACCGGGAACTGAACGGCACGCGCTATGCGGCCGAGCAGAACCACCGCCTGTCGCTGGCACAGCTTTCGGGTGAGTTCGCCGAAATCGTCGAGACGGCGACGCTTCTCGCAGCACTGGAAGCACGATAG
- the hisA gene encoding 1-(5-phosphoribosyl)-5-[(5-phosphoribosylamino)methylideneamino]imidazole-4-carboxamide isomerase — MFSEFEVVPAVDMQDGQVVQLVGGERGTGKEYGDPVEAAERWVDAGAETLHLVDLDGAFEGERGNAPAVEAILDAVDTDVQLGGGIRTTEDATGLLELGVDRVILGTAAVENPDIVADISEEYPGTVMVSLDAKGGEVVVSGWTEGTGLDPAEAAARYEELGAGAILFTDVDVEGQLEGIRREPVERVVDAVDIPVVASGGVATLADVRALKEVGAAAVVVGTALYEGRFTLEEAMAV; from the coding sequence ATGTTCTCGGAGTTCGAGGTGGTTCCGGCCGTCGACATGCAGGACGGACAGGTCGTCCAGCTGGTCGGCGGCGAGCGCGGCACGGGCAAAGAGTACGGCGACCCCGTCGAGGCGGCCGAACGCTGGGTCGACGCGGGCGCCGAGACGCTGCATCTGGTCGACCTCGACGGCGCTTTCGAGGGCGAACGGGGGAACGCTCCCGCCGTCGAGGCGATTCTGGACGCCGTCGACACCGACGTCCAGTTGGGCGGCGGCATCCGGACCACAGAGGACGCGACGGGCCTGCTGGAGTTGGGCGTCGACCGCGTCATCCTCGGGACCGCGGCGGTCGAAAACCCCGATATCGTCGCCGACATCAGTGAGGAGTATCCGGGCACGGTGATGGTCAGCCTCGACGCCAAGGGCGGCGAAGTCGTCGTTTCCGGCTGGACCGAGGGCACGGGGCTGGACCCCGCCGAAGCCGCCGCGCGCTACGAGGAACTGGGCGCGGGCGCGATTCTGTTTACCGACGTGGACGTCGAGGGGCAACTGGAGGGCATCCGTCGCGAACCCGTCGAGCGCGTGGTCGACGCGGTCGATATTCCGGTCGTCGCCAGCGGCGGCGTCGCGACGCTGGCGGACGTGCGGGCGCTGAAGGAAGTGGGCGCCGCTGCCGTCGTCGTCGGGACCGCCCTCTACGAGGGCCGCTTTACGCTCGAAGAAGCGATGGCGGTGTAG
- a CDS encoding RPA family protein codes for MSESAPTREVARRAFAAEFNDATYTFKESDDERAPVYSLLPTGERANRVFVVGTLTETEDVGEDSEYWRGRIVDPTGTFFAYAGQYQPEATSVLRDAETPAYVAVVGKPRTYETDEGDVNVSLRPESITVVDAGTRDRWVVETAERTLDRIETFDTADEYDAMSETQYEVDLGIYRDQVVKALEDLEDEAEVAAEA; via the coding sequence ATGAGTGAATCCGCACCCACCCGCGAGGTCGCCCGACGCGCCTTCGCGGCCGAGTTCAACGACGCAACGTACACGTTCAAGGAATCCGACGACGAGCGCGCGCCCGTCTACTCGCTGCTCCCCACCGGCGAGCGGGCCAACCGCGTCTTCGTCGTCGGGACGCTCACCGAGACGGAGGACGTCGGCGAGGACTCCGAGTACTGGCGTGGCCGCATCGTCGACCCGACGGGCACGTTCTTCGCCTACGCCGGCCAGTACCAGCCCGAGGCCACCTCGGTGCTCCGGGACGCCGAAACGCCGGCCTACGTGGCCGTTGTCGGCAAACCCCGCACCTACGAGACCGACGAGGGCGACGTGAACGTCTCCCTGCGGCCGGAATCCATCACCGTCGTCGACGCCGGCACCCGTGACCGCTGGGTCGTCGAGACGGCCGAACGCACCCTCGACCGTATCGAGACGTTCGACACCGCCGACGAGTACGACGCGATGTCCGAAACCCAGTACGAGGTCGACCTCGGTATCTACCGCGACCAGGTCGTCAAGGCGCTGGAAGACCTCGAAGACGAGGCCGAAGTCGCCGCCGAAGCGTAA
- a CDS encoding inorganic phosphate transporter has protein sequence MVELLLVVGLAVAAFVGYNIGGSSTAPAFGPAVGAGVLSKLLAAGLMTVFFFIGGWTIGREVIETLGGRIVPSALFTLEASIIVLFFIGFALFISNSFGVPASTSMTAVGSIAGLGLATGSLNWGVMGRIVSWWIVSPIITFWICGVIGRYFYPVLNEWIAIPESDGSPFSGDATRREMFGAIVVISIGCLMAFSAGASNAANAVAPLVGSGELSMNAAIILAVVAVGVGAFTIARKTLDTMGSDLTQLPLTAAIIVAVVSSTATAALAAIGIPASFVIIATMSIIGLGWGRATRTTTARDAVRGEGANVSVGALAADEGATVGDTEKRGENAPPIGEEEPDDIPAASDLFDPETTGRVILMQNFVPTLATAGAFLVFRFFPF, from the coding sequence ATGGTGGAACTTCTCCTCGTTGTCGGTCTCGCGGTCGCCGCTTTCGTCGGATACAACATCGGCGGCTCCTCGACGGCGCCGGCCTTCGGCCCCGCCGTCGGCGCCGGCGTCCTTTCGAAACTCCTCGCGGCCGGGCTCATGACGGTCTTTTTCTTCATCGGTGGCTGGACCATCGGGCGAGAGGTCATCGAAACGCTCGGTGGCCGAATCGTCCCGAGCGCGCTCTTTACGCTCGAAGCGAGCATCATCGTCCTGTTTTTCATCGGCTTCGCGCTCTTCATCTCCAATTCCTTCGGCGTTCCCGCCTCGACGTCGATGACCGCCGTCGGCTCTATCGCGGGCCTCGGACTGGCGACGGGGTCGCTCAACTGGGGCGTGATGGGCCGCATCGTCTCGTGGTGGATCGTCTCCCCTATCATCACCTTCTGGATTTGCGGCGTCATCGGCCGATATTTCTATCCCGTACTCAACGAGTGGATCGCCATCCCCGAATCCGACGGCAGCCCCTTCTCCGGTGACGCGACCCGCCGGGAGATGTTCGGTGCAATCGTCGTCATCTCCATCGGCTGTCTGATGGCGTTTTCAGCGGGCGCCTCCAACGCCGCCAACGCCGTCGCACCGCTTGTCGGCAGCGGCGAACTCTCGATGAACGCCGCCATCATCCTCGCGGTGGTGGCTGTCGGCGTCGGCGCCTTTACCATCGCCCGGAAGACGCTGGACACGATGGGTAGCGACCTGACTCAACTCCCGTTGACGGCGGCTATCATCGTCGCCGTCGTCTCCTCGACGGCCACAGCGGCCCTCGCGGCCATCGGCATTCCCGCGAGTTTCGTCATCATCGCGACGATGAGCATTATCGGCCTCGGTTGGGGTCGTGCGACCCGGACGACGACGGCCCGCGATGCGGTCCGCGGCGAGGGTGCGAACGTCTCGGTCGGCGCGCTGGCGGCCGACGAAGGTGCGACCGTCGGCGACACCGAGAAACGCGGCGAGAACGCGCCGCCAATCGGCGAGGAGGAGCCCGACGACATCCCTGCGGCCTCGGACCTCTTCGACCCCGAAACGACTGGCCGGGTCATTCTGATGCAGAACTTCGTGCCGACGCTGGCGACCGCCGGCGCGTTCCTCGTCTTCCGATTTTTCCCCTTCTGA
- the fer gene encoding ferredoxin Fer, translating to MPTVEYLNYEVLDDHGWDIDDDGLFEEAADAGLDGEDYGTLDVAEGEYILEAAEAQGYDWPFSCRAGACANCAAIIKEGEIEMDMQQILSDEEVEEKGVRLTCIGSPAADTVKIVYNAKHLDYLQNRVI from the coding sequence ATGCCCACGGTAGAATACCTTAACTACGAAGTACTGGACGACCACGGCTGGGACATTGACGACGACGGTCTCTTCGAGGAAGCGGCGGACGCCGGCCTCGACGGCGAGGACTACGGTACCCTCGACGTCGCCGAAGGCGAGTACATCCTCGAAGCGGCCGAAGCACAGGGCTACGACTGGCCCTTCTCGTGCCGTGCTGGTGCCTGTGCGAACTGCGCCGCCATCATCAAAGAGGGCGAAATCGAGATGGACATGCAGCAGATCCTCTCGGACGAGGAAGTCGAGGAGAAGGGCGTCCGTCTGACCTGTATCGGCAGCCCCGCCGCCGACACGGTCAAAATTGTCTACAACGCCAAGCACCTCGACTACCTGCAGAACCGCGTCATCTAA